A region of the Syntrophales bacterium genome:
TTATCGATTTTTTCACCAACAAAACCTTATGAGAAAGCACACAACGGTTGAAGACAGGAGAAAATATGAGGCAGAAATGCCCAATGACATATGGCAAAGCGATGTCATGCACGGCCCAAAGCTTATTGCAGGAGACAAAAGGCACAAAACATACCTGATAGCCTTTATCGATGATCATTCCAGGTTGATACCCTATGGTCAATTTTACACATCGGAAAATGCACTATCTTTTATGCATGCCTTTGAGCAAGCATTATTGAGACGAGGCCTGCCCAGAAAATTGTACGTGGATAACGGCAGCGCTTATCGATCCCGACAGCTTATGCATACAGCGGCTTCCCTTGGCATTGCCCTGATCCATGCCAGGCCTTATAAACCACAAGGAAAGGGCAAAATTGAGAGGTTTTTTAAAACTATCCGGTCTCAATTTTTACCGGGTTTTACCGGCAAAACACTACAGGATATAAACCAATCCTTTGAAAGATGGCTTACTGATGAGTACCATTGCCGGAAACATTCATCCACTCGTCAATCTCCGATCAGCCGGTTTGTTGATAATATTGAATGTATAAGGTCGGCACCACAAAATCTAAAAGATCACTTTAGAAAAGTTGCCAGGCGAAGGGTAAACAAAGACAGGTCGGTTATACTTGACAGAATCATGTACGAAGCCCCGGTTACGCTGATCGGCAAACAGGTGGAGCTGCTTTATCATGAGGATGAACGCGAATCAGTTGAGATCAGATACAAAAACAAGACCTATGGCATGCTGAATCAGATAGATATTAATGTCAACTGCAGGGTTAAGCGGGATAAAAACAATAATATCGCCATATCTTCAAAAGATTTAACACCTCAAAGTGGCCAAATATGGGGGATGCCATGAGTTACCGTGTTTTTTTTGAGTTTATGCAGGAACCATTTAGTGCTGACATATCACACAAGCAAATACTTGTTACCCCTTCTTTAATAGGTGTTGAGGAACGTATCCACTATGCAGTCCGTTTAGGAGCTGTTGCTCTGATTACCGGAGAGATAGGCTCAGGCAAATCAACCGCTTTAAGGTATGTGACCAGAAATTTTCACCCTTCAGAATACAAGGTTATTTTTGTGACGGCTTCTGCCGGTTCAATACTGGAATTATACCGCCAGATACTCAGTGAGCTGGGAACAGATATGGGCAGCACATCAAGAGCCGTCATGATCCGGAAAATCAAGCATGAGGTACTGGAATTTGTTCATGGTAAAAAAATGAAAGTTGTGCTGGTAATTGACGAAGCCTCCTTGTTCCAGCTGGGTGTGTTTGCAGAACTTCATACTTTGATCCAGTTTGAAAGTGACTCCAAACCCTTTTTGCCTGTAGTGCTTGCAGGGCAGAGCAACCTTATTGATAATCTCATGTACAGAAACTCAATGCCGTTAGCATCGAGAGTTGTGGGCAAA
Encoded here:
- a CDS encoding DDE-type integrase/transposase/recombinase produces the protein MEEKYKIDVAVFRYSVIHDFVSGITLDHGEKEKLLMEKCDRKWVIPHSDRTSISRGTIQRWIKLYQESGNNLESLYPSTRNDWGKQRALDEETCLGLVRLRKEMPDVSVPFIVKTMKKRGVIPPNTYLPFITVYRFFHQQNLMRKHTTVEDRRKYEAEMPNDIWQSDVMHGPKLIAGDKRHKTYLIAFIDDHSRLIPYGQFYTSENALSFMHAFEQALLRRGLPRKLYVDNGSAYRSRQLMHTAASLGIALIHARPYKPQGKGKIERFFKTIRSQFLPGFTGKTLQDINQSFERWLTDEYHCRKHSSTRQSPISRFVDNIECIRSAPQNLKDHFRKVARRRVNKDRSVILDRIMYEAPVTLIGKQVELLYHEDERESVEIRYKNKTYGMLNQIDINVNCRVKRDKNNNIAISSKDLTPQSGQIWGMP
- a CDS encoding AAA family ATPase yields the protein MSYRVFFEFMQEPFSADISHKQILVTPSLIGVEERIHYAVRLGAVALITGEIGSGKSTALRYVTRNFHPSEYKVIFVTASAGSILELYRQILSELGTDMGSTSRAVMIRKIKHEVLEFVHGKKMKVVLVIDEASLFQLGVFAELHTLIQFESDSKPFLPVVLAGQSNLIDNLMYRNSMPLASRVVGKCHLQGVDKKGMEEYLSHHLSIAGVNHNIFESAAITAIHQGSGGLFRKANHLARGAIIVAAKHKSAMITAEHVRIAATEIF